The Sorangiineae bacterium MSr11954 DNA segment GCGCACCATCCGGGAGCTTCGCCACATCGTCGAGGGGCGTGAACCCCTCTTTCTCCGCGACGGCAAGCGCATGCTCCCACTCGCGCACGAGCGAAGCGCTTGGGTCGGCGACCTCGTGGTCCCACGGTTTCATCGGACTCGGCATGGCGCGCTCGGGCATCGTTCCGTTTCCTCCGCTGTCCTTGATCCCCGCGGCCTCCACGGGCTCCGCCGCGTCACTCGAAGCTCCACGGCTCGTCGTTCGCCCCGGACAGGCCGGCAGCGCCGCGAGCGCGAAGGTCGCGAGCCAGCATGGAACCGAGGAGCGCAAATCATTTCGCATACTTCTTTACGATCGCCTTAACGGTAAAACCGATGATGCCGAAATGCACCCAGCAGAGGCCCCAGAAGCACTGGCGAAGCACGTCGTCGGCGGTCTCGAACGCCGCGGTGGTACCTCCGCCGTAGTACAGCGTCTTGGATTGCCCATGGAGATCGGCCGTGACCTTGAGGCAAGCCTCGTAGTTGTTCGCCCCCGCCTGCGCGTTCGTATAGGTCTTCCCAACTTGCACCGGTCGATCGATCAGCATGGCGTGCCACTCTTCACCGTCGACCATTTTCGTTTCGTCGGTCAGCCCTCCGCCGGACAAGGGCAGCGGCCCCTCGAATGCCTTGTCGCCCTTGCCCTCGAAGGGCTTGGAGTAGACGATGACGGCTTCGAAGGTTCCATGAGAACCCACCTGCAGCATGACGGCTCGAACGAACCGCACGATGGCCTGACACTCGGCCTTCTTATCGAGAAACTGCGCCAGCGGCCACGCCCCCGCCTTGGCATTGAAGTACGTGGGGTGCCGATATTCGTCGGGAACGGCAGGATCCCGATCGAGCGTATAGGCTGGAAGCTTTCTCATGAGCCCTTGGACGATTTCGTGCGTACCGTGCGCTCCGGTGCTCTGAACGAGCTCGATCGACGCGGCCATGCGTCGATGCGTGATACCCGTTTCACGGTTGCCCGCGTCCATCGGCGTATCGATGGCCACGAAGATCGTATGGCCCCACGATGCGCCCGCAGCAAAACGGGTGAGGACATCGCTCGGCAAGCCATCCCACGCGATGTCGCCAGACATCCGCGCGACCACATCGGGCGCCGACGTCAGCCGCGGCCCGGTGAGCGAAACGGCGGCATTCCCCCCCACGAGATTGCGCCACTCGTCGAACGCGATCTTTTGGAGCGCGGCCGATCCCGTTCCCTTGCCCTTGATGGAAACGGGGACCGATTGGGCATCGGGCGGTTGCACCTCGAAGACGATCTCGACCTCGATCGGTACGCCCTTGCTGTGGCTTATCGGAGCGCTCGGTTTACCGAAGACCCAGTCGGGCTTGGGAAGAAGCTGGCCACCCGCAGACCAGTCCGGGTCCTGTTGGTTGCTCTGCAGCCAATTGTCCACCATCACATGGTGATCCGATTTGAATGTCGCGCGGATGATCTTGAGGGCCGAAATTCGTTTCGACGAAAAGATCCCCAAAACGATGGTGTTGTGGTGCCCGAGCCCTTCGCCCGTTCGCGCGATCGGTGCAGGCCCATCGAGAGCCTGCCGCGGGGGATCGCCCGGGTCGTTCGGCACGTCATCGTCGCCCATCGCAGCCTCCACCTTCGGCTTCAGCACCCATATTTCTCCAGCAGGACCGCGCGGGTCTTGGGGCCGCACACGCCGTCCACGGCGAGGGGCGGATTGTCCCTCTGAAAGGACCGTGTTCCGGCCTTGGTCTTTGGTCCGACGATGCCGTCGATGGGGCCGCAGTCATACCCGAGATTGCGCAAGCGCGCTTGCACCCCCGAAACGGTATCGATCGGGTCGAGGGAGCCGAGTTGGAGTGGTTTCTCGACCCCCGAACCCTCGAGGGACAGGGTCGCGTGGGCTTCGTGCGAGGGGATGTCCTGCTCGACGAACCCATCGTCCGACGTGGTGCCTTTTGCCTCGAACCAACCGACGCGCAGCGTATACGCGGCGCCCGCGACCGGGCTGCCGTCCACCTGGGAGAGGCGCAGACGCAGGTGAGCCATGGGTCGCTGCACCACGATCGTGTGCACCTTTCCGGTCGAGCCTTTGATGGACTTTGGCTCCTTCTCGGGGATGAACAGCTCGTCGCCGGGGTAGATCAGATTGGGATTGGGCCTCTTCTCCCGGAAGGACGCATTCTTCGGATGATCGTAAATGACGCGCCAATGGTGAAATCCAAAACGCGAGGCGACGCTCGACAGGCAGTCCCCTTGAACGATCGTGTACTGCATGGCCCTCGTTTCGAGAGGTAAACGAATCTTCGAGCTCCGTCGACATCCGCGGCCCCGATTTGCGCGCGGGGGTATTTCCCACCCCAAAAAGGGAGCGCCTTTCGGATCGCCCTCCGAGCCAAGACTGTCCCCGTCCTGGTTGTTGCCTTGACACATCGTAAAGGCATGACGCGCATCCCCGTGCCACGAATGGATGTGAATGACACGGCGTGATAGGCGAAGAGGAGCACGACGCCGATGGGGGCAAGCGCATGGATCAGGGCATTCCGCGGTCGCAGATGGGGCCATTTTAGGTAGGATTGGACACTGCCGTGCATGCGTCGGTTCAGATAGGCGATGTCCTCGCGTCGAAGTATCGAATCGAGAGCATCCTGGGCACCGGGGCCATGGGGGTCGTCGTCTCCGCGCGCCACGTGCAACTTGGATCGCGGGTGGCATTGAAATTCATGCTCCCCGAGGTGCTCGCGGTTCGCGGAGCGGCGGCCCGTTTCCTTCGAGAGGCGCGCGCGGCGGCTCGTTTGCGCGGAGAGCATATCGTGCGCGTGAGCGACGTGGGCACCTTGGAAACGGGGGCGCCGTACATCGTGATGGAATTTCTCGAAGGCTCCGATCTCGATGCCGTGTTGCGCGCGCGGGGCCCGCTCCCCGTTCGTGAAGCGTTGGGTTACGTCCTGGATGCCTGCGAAGCGCTGGACGAGGCGCATCGCGCCGGCATCGTGCACCGCGACATCAAGCCCAAGAATTTGTTTCTGACACGCCGTCCCAATGGGACCGCGCTCATCAAAGTACTCGATTTTGGCATCTCCAAACTGACGGACGCGGCGGAGGACTTTCACGCGACGGCCACGCGAACGGGCGCGGTCCTCGGTTCACCGGCCTTCATGGCCCCCGAGCAGATTCGGAGCGCAAAGCATGTCGATGCGCGCGCGGACATCTATGCGCTGGGATCGCTCGTCTATTACTTGGTTTCGAAGACGTTCCCATTCGATGCGGAGACCATCGGTGAGCTCTTCGGAAAAGTCCTCTACCTCGAGCCAATGCCGCTCCGCGCTCGCCGCCCCAATGTTCCGGCCTCGCTGGAGGCGATTGTATCGCGCTGCTTGCAGAAGGATCCGCTCGCGCGTTTCCCCGACGTACGAGAGCTCATGAGCGCGCTCCGCTCGGTCCTGGACGCGATGCCCCCCGCGCGCAACGAATCGCTCGCCGCGAGGGAGCTGCATATCGAAGCCCGCTTCCAGCAGCGCGCGCGTGCGGCGGATCCCGTTTCGCATGCGACCGCGCAAAGTACGTTCCGTCATGCGGCCATCTCCTCTGCGCGCGCGCTCAACCCCAAGAGGGCACGGCCGGCGCTGCTGACGGGGTTATCGTTCGTCGTCGCGTTCGTTCTGCTCGTCGCCGGAGACGTGTCCGCGGTACGGCTGCGGTTGACCTACCGCGGGCTCTGACCCGGGGCAAGCGTTCGATTTTTGGAACGGGAGGGCAAAGGGCGCGTTCGTGCCTTTTCGACGCAATCGACTCGCCGCGGCGACCGATGTCCTTCCGTTACCGAGCACGGTCCGCAGTCGACCGAGATGGCCGTGCACTCAACGCGAAAAACGCGAAAGTCGCGAAAAACGCAAAAATCGCGAGAAACGAGGGACGAACGATGCGTTTTCGGCAGTGGCGAGCCGCCTTTCTCCGTGTTCCAGGTGTAGTTTTCTTCGCGCAAGCGTGTGGATGTGGCTCCGGCGAGCCGCCGGCGGCCGAAATCGACCAACGCGCGGATCCAACGGGTTCCTCGTGGATCCGCAAGGGGGAGAGCGTCGACCCCCACCTCGCCGCATCGCCGGCCGCCCTTCCATCGTGCAACCAGGTTGCACCAAAGGACGGCATCGGCGGAGTGTTCAACGTGGCCGACTTCGGCGCAAAGCCCGATGGAAGCGATGCGTATCCGGGCATTCAGGCGGCCATCAACGCCGCGTGCGCGGCGTCCGTGGGGACGGGGCTTCCGCCCGCGGCCGTGTATTTGCCGCCGGGCCAGTACACGACGGACCGGCCTTTGGTCATCACGTGCGAAGCGGGGTTCGAAATGTTTGGCGCCTGCCGCGCCGGGGTCGAGATTGTGCCGCGATTTGCGGGCCCCGCCCTGGCGGTCAACCCCGTCGGCGAAAAGCTCCCCACCGGACCGGCCTTGTTCGGGAGCGGCAACTCCGCGGTGACCGACGAGAATGCGTGGCATCTGGAGCTGCGCGACATGCCCGCGGTCGAGCTCGATGGCAAAGCGCAATTCACCGCGGAAGCGTTCATTCGATTGAGCGCGACGGCCGCGGGCTTTCGGAGCATCGTCTCGAGCTATGGTGTCACGTCGGGTACGGCCGCCAACGCGCCCGTGCTCCCCGAGGGCGAAGCCTTCGCGCTCGGCGTTCAAGGCAACGACGACAGAACGCCGCCCACCTTGAAGGGCGTGATCAAGGTCGGAGATAGGCTCATCGCCATCGGCGGAGCCCCCAATGTCGGCAACGATTGCGCGAGCGATGCACAGCCCGGACAGGTATCGCTGGGCGTGCCCCACCATGTCGCCATCGCGTACGACGGTGCCATGGTGCGGCTCTTTCTCGACGGGAAGAAGACCTATTGCGCATCGGCCACGGGGACCCTTCGTCAGGAGGCCGACGAAACCGTGAGCGTGGGGCCCTTCTTGGGCGGGCTCGATTCCCGCTACTACTTCCCGCCCATCGTCGGGAACATCGACTCCGTCCGCTTGTCCGACACGGCCCGCTACACGAACACGTTCACCCGACCGGAGGCCAAGCACACCGACGATGGCGCTCACACGTTGGCCTTGATCAACTTCGAGCCATTGCCTGCACCGCCCCCCGCGCCGCCCGGTCAGCCTGCATTGCAGAATCCGACGAGCATCATCCCGGCGCACTCGCAGGGCAAGACATTCTGGCTCCCCATTCGGAGCAAGAACACGACCAGGTATGGCTTCATTCAAGGCATCCGCCTCCACGATTTCACCATCGCCGGCGGAATGGGGCTCTTCGGCTACAACATGGCGACGTCTCAACTTTGGAAGATGACGTGCCGTGGGTGCGACTACGGCTTCGCCGCGCTGGGCAACAGTTGGGGATCGTACGCCAACGATCTCGAGGCCACCGCCGCGCCAGACCGCGGCCGGTACGGCGTCATCGCCTACTCCACGCACGGGAGCGAGTTTCATGGGATCAAGGCCTCCGGGCAGACGCTCCCGTTCGTGATCAATGGAGGTGCCCAGACCGTCATCAGCAATGTGACCATCACCCCCGACCGCGCGAAGACCGTTTACGGGATGTATTTGCTCGAGGACAGCCCCGTGATCAACGGCGTGTCCATTCCCGCCAGCGGAACCAGCCCCGTGTGGCGGGGTGCCATCGCGGCGGCCAGCTCCTGGGCGCCCTTCCAGCTGCAACGCGGCCAAATCGGCAACATGCAGAACCCCCATGTGCCCACCGCACCCGTGGTCGTGCGGCGCGCGCCGATCCATACCAAGCCCGACGCAGTCACGGCCGGAGCCGTCATCCAAGGCACGTCCTTTACAGGGACGGGGTCGGCATCCGAGATCGTCCGGGTCCTCACGGCGCCCGGGGCCCAGAACGTCAAACCGTTGGTCATCCTCGGTGCGACGAAAGACTCGAACGTACCTTGGTCGAACGAGTCGGTCACCACCTGCACGGCGCCGGGGACGCTCTGCTCGGAGCTCGCGGCCGCGCCCGATCCCAACGCCATCGCGCCCATGGCCTCCGGATCCGACGTGGTGCGAGGCGTCACCACGACCCGCGTCTTCGATATCACGGCGGCGCCGTATGGGGCAAAGGGCGACGGCGCCACCGACGCGTACACCGCCATTCAGAGCGCCATCGACGCGGCGTGCGTCGCCCAGAACGGCGGCACCCCGAGCACGGTCTTCTTTCCGAACGCCGCGAAGTCCTACCTCGTCAAGAAGCCGCTGCTCGTCCATTGCAACGGCTTGCGCCTCGAGGGCGCGCAGCGAGACCGAAGCATGATCGACGTCAGCTTCGGGCCGACCGGCTTCGACGGGGCGGGTCCTGCGTTGGTCCTGGAGCCGCCCGGGATGACCGGCGTCGATTTGGTGCCGTCCTTGTTTGGTACCGGCCAGGCCATGAAGACCAACGGCAGCTCGTACTGGCTCGATTTGCGCGACAATCACCCGTCCGCGGAGCTCGACGGGCTCACCCAGTTCACGGCGGAGGCGGTCATCAAGCTCACCGCCGCGTCGAGCGGATACGGCGGCATCGTGCAGAGCCACGGCTGCTTCGGCAGCGGCGGCGTGCTGCCCGGGTGCACCTCCGCCTTTTCCATCGGGGTGAACGGGCAATCGCTGGTGGCATCCATGAACCTCGGAGGAAAGACGTATTCGCTCCAAGGGCCCGCCATCGCGCTCAACACGACGTATCACGTGGCATTGACCCGCGACGGCGCCGCCATCCGGCTCTTCGCGAAGCCCGTCACGAGCTCGCCCGTCACCCGCGCGGACACCGCCGGCCCCGCGCCCGCGGACACCGCCGGCCCCGCGCCCGCGGGCACCGCCGGCGCGGGTCCCACGGATCCTTGCGCCGGGGATCCCATCCCGATCCCAGGGATGGTCGCGTGCGTGGCCGCCTCCGGCGCGATCGCCCAAGGGCTCCACGAGGACGTGAGCGTGGGCCCACGAACCACGGGCTTCGACGGTGCTGTCCGCGATCCGGCCATGATCGGCGTGATCGATTCGGTCCGGCTATCGAACAAAGACCGCTACCCCACGACGACCTACGCGCCGCCGGGCGCCAAGCTCGGGCGGGATGCGTCGACCTTGGCCCTGGTCGATTTCGTCACCCAGGTCTCGAACGGCACCAACACCGCCTTTGCGACCCAGGGCTACAACGCCACGGTGGGCAACGTATGGTACCCGGTGCGTCGCACGGCCGAACCCAATGGCACCGCGGAGGGCAAGCTCTCGAACATCACCGTGCACGACATGACGATCCGCAACCGGTCGGGCCTGTTCGCCATGAACGCCGTGGGATCGCGCTTTGCGTCGTTCCAGATTTCCTCCGCGACATTTGGAATGCAGCTCGACGGAGACAGCTCCGACTCGACCTTCGACGAAGTCCGCCTCCTGAACGAAGCGCGTCTCGGCTTGGTCGTCGTCAACGGCAACCGCAACGTCTACAACAACTTCGGCGGCGGCGTCGGACCGCTTCCGCTCGTGGTGGTGGGCGGCTCGGGGCAACAATTCCAGAACGTGTTCATCGATTCGCGCGGGACCATCTATGGCTCGATCTTCCTAAATGTGGGGGCCACGGTCGAAGGTCTCTACACGGACAACGAGGGCATCTCCTCGGATTGGCGATCGAGCTTGGTCGTGGTCAATCCAACGACCCCGTTCAAGCTCTTCAAGGGCGAGATCGATCAAGCGTGGCAGACCGTGGAACAATCCCAGGGCCTGAAGCCGCCCTCGATCCCCATCATCGTGGACGGCGGCCAGGGGATCCGCCTGGTCGGAACGTCGTTCTCCGCGGGAACGTCGTATTGGAACGAGTGCATCGATCCGCCGGCGTGCACCACGAAGGACTGGAGCCGCTCGCCGAATCTCCCGGCCGGTCACATCTACTTCAACACACCCCCGCAGCAGCAAAGCGCCGCCGTCAACGTCACGACCAACGACGCGCGCGTGCCGATCGCGAACGATCCGAGTAAAATCCTGTCGCTCGGCAACTGACGCGCCCGACGGTCGCGAAGGTGTCGGGAAGGTGAGGCGAATGGCCGTCGGATCCAAGCGGCCATTCGCCTTTTTTGCGCCGGCGGCCGACCTCCGCCACCCACCGCGTGGCCTTCAAAGGGCCGGCACGTGCGCCCGACGAAGGTCGTTTCGGCAGGCGAGGTCGATTAGTCGAGAAGCGCAAGGGATCCCAGGAGCGCCCGCGCCATGCGCACGTCGCTCGTATCGTCCGCGTCGCCGAACCCTGCGATGGCGGACATCAATCGGGCTCTCGCCTCCGCATGTCGCCCGAGCTTCGACCGCAAGCGGGCATCGCTGTGCGCCAACCGCAGCTCCCAGGCCCTCGCACCTTGGCGGCGGGCCAGCGCGAGCCCGCGCTCGAAGCACGCCAGCGCGCGCGACGGATCGGCGCCTTGGGCCAGCAGGATCTCGCCGTTCAAGCGAAGCAGCTCCGGCTCGAAGAAGTGCTCCCCCTTGCCGTCGACGACCTGCGCGGCATCCTCGCAGGAGCGCATGGCGTCGTCGAGGCGCGCGGTCCGCCATTGAGCCCACGCGAGCACCGAGAGGCACATCGTGATCGCGACCTCGGTCCCGACCTTTCGGCGGGTGATGGTGCCTTGCTCGAGCTCCTCGACGCCATCGTCGTCGCCCATGCCCACCCGCGACCAGCCGCGCAAAAACTTCGACAGCGCCATGTGCGCCTCGAAGCCGTGCTGCTCGCTGATCCGGGCGACTTCGTCGGCAAAGCGCGCGCCCTCCGCGAACTCCCCGCGAAACGCGTGCAGATAGCCCAAATGAAAGAGCGCGAGGGAGGAGCTCAACGTGTCGCCTTGGAAGCGCGCCCTCTGCACGGTATCGCGTGCCATCACCAGCGCGCGCTCCGACTCGCCGCGGAGCGCGAGGGACCAGATCAGGCACAGGCCGACGACCAGGCCGCGCCCCACCCCCTGGAACTTGGGCGCGAGCTTGTCGTAGCCCCGCAGATCGTGCAGGGCCAGCGCCGAAGCCGCCTGGTCACGGCATCGCGCGAGATCGTGGCCCGAGAGCAAGGAGCTCCACGCGCCCCCGATTTGCGCGAGCAGCTTCGCAGAGACATCGTTGGCGCGCTCGGCGTGCGGCGCGAGCCTGTGCGCGACGTCGGCCAGCACGGCGGGTTTACCGCCCAAAATGAGCACGGTGCCGAGGGCGAGCAGCAGCTCGATCGCGCGGCCCTCGCGCGCTTCGTCCGCCGGGAGCATCCGGAGCTCGGCGCAGGCGCGCTCGAAGTGCACGGCGGCATCGGCATACGCCGAGCGCCGGAGCGCCAGCTGCCCCGCCGCCTCGAGGTACGCGACGGCCAGCTCGTGCGCGTTCGCCTCCGCGAAATGGGCGGCGACGAGCTCGGGATGGCGACGGGCGAGCTCCGGAAAGGATTCGACGAGCACCTCGGCCGCACGCCGATGCAGGTGCACGCGCTTACGCTTCACCAGCGACTGGTACGCCGCCTCCCGCACCAGGGCGTGACTGAAGACGTACCGCGCCTCCGGGCCGTGCCCGTGCTTTCGAAGGATCCCCGCGTTCAGGAGCTGCACCAGCCCGACCTGGAGCGACGCCTCGTGCAACTCCGACGTCTTGCCCAGGAGCTCGTAAGGGACCTCGCGCCCGAGCACGGCCGCGAGGTGCGCCACGTC contains these protein-coding regions:
- a CDS encoding peptidoglycan-binding protein, coding for MQYTIVQGDCLSSVASRFGFHHWRVIYDHPKNASFREKRPNPNLIYPGDELFIPEKEPKSIKGSTGKVHTIVVQRPMAHLRLRLSQVDGSPVAGAAYTLRVGWFEAKGTTSDDGFVEQDIPSHEAHATLSLEGSGVEKPLQLGSLDPIDTVSGVQARLRNLGYDCGPIDGIVGPKTKAGTRSFQRDNPPLAVDGVCGPKTRAVLLEKYGC
- a CDS encoding serine/threonine protein kinase gives rise to the protein MHASVQIGDVLASKYRIESILGTGAMGVVVSARHVQLGSRVALKFMLPEVLAVRGAAARFLREARAAARLRGEHIVRVSDVGTLETGAPYIVMEFLEGSDLDAVLRARGPLPVREALGYVLDACEALDEAHRAGIVHRDIKPKNLFLTRRPNGTALIKVLDFGISKLTDAAEDFHATATRTGAVLGSPAFMAPEQIRSAKHVDARADIYALGSLVYYLVSKTFPFDAETIGELFGKVLYLEPMPLRARRPNVPASLEAIVSRCLQKDPLARFPDVRELMSALRSVLDAMPPARNESLAARELHIEARFQQRARAADPVSHATAQSTFRHAAISSARALNPKRARPALLTGLSFVVAFVLLVAGDVSAVRLRLTYRGL